In a genomic window of Cynocephalus volans isolate mCynVol1 chromosome 1, mCynVol1.pri, whole genome shotgun sequence:
- the ARL14 gene encoding ADP-ribosylation factor-like protein 14, with translation MGLLSSKNPQTKQARILLLGLDSAGKSTLLYKLKLGKDITTIPTIGFNVEMIKMEKSLSLTVWDVGGQEKMRTFWGCYYENTDGLMYVVDSTDKQRLEDSRREFEHILKNEHIKNVPVVLLANKQDVPGALTAEDITRMFKVRKLCSDQNWYVQPCCAITGDGLIEGFRKLTGFVKSHLKSRGDTLAFFKQN, from the coding sequence ATGGGTCTGCTGAGTTCTAAAAACCCCCAAACGAAGCAAGCCCGAATTCTTCTTCTGGGACTTGATTCAGCTGGGAAGTCTACTCTCCTTTATAAATTAAAGCTTGGTAAGGATATTACAACCATCCCAACAATAGGTTTCAACGTGGAGATGATCAAGATGGAAAAGAGTCTTTCGCTCACAGTCTGGGATGTTGGAGGACAGGAAAAAATGAGAACTTTTTGGGGTTGTTACTATGAGAACACTGATGGGCTGATGTATGTTGTGGACAGTACGGACAAACAACGACTGGAAGACTCACGGAGAGAGTTTGAGCACATTTTGAAGAATGAACACATTAAAAATGTGCCTGTCGTCCTATTAGCCAACAAACAAGATGTGCCTGGAGCCCTGACCGCCGAGGACATTACCAGAATGTTCAAAGTGAGGAAGCTCTGCAGCGACCAGAACTGGTATGTGCAACCCTGCTGTGCCATCACAGGGGACGGGCTGATCGAGGGATTCAGGAAATTAACTGGATTTGTGAAAAGCCACCTGAAATCGAGAGGAGACACTTTAGCATTCTTCAAGCAGAACTGA